A single genomic interval of Chitinivibrionales bacterium harbors:
- a CDS encoding serine hydrolase, which translates to MFRWCKCMDDIRQIISRAVSERLFPCCVAGVTTRTLERQIWAEGALTGEEDAAPAGENTIFDVASITKSIPTACLALMMVEEGTLSLKSRVADYVPEFRGKYRDEVMLYHLLTHTLDYNFRLSSMKDRPAKEIIDHICSADFVSPPGTHFAYANATSILLGLMVERAAGNSLDNLAGSLFFSPLRMHRTTFYGDSFSAREIAPTEYDHWRGRMLQGEVHDESAFTLRQEKVVGSAGLFSTVPNLLCFAEMLLNEGKLNGHRFFTAEMIKRMHTNQIGHLNGCAGLGWELCRREYMGNEVSENAFGKTGFTGCVIIIDPEKGKAVVILSNYTFPRRKDSKDPINEFRRDIADRVFA; encoded by the coding sequence ATGTTTCGATGGTGCAAATGTATGGATGATATCAGACAAATAATTTCCCGCGCGGTAAGTGAGCGTTTGTTCCCCTGTTGTGTGGCAGGGGTAACAACCCGCACACTTGAACGACAGATATGGGCGGAGGGGGCTTTGACCGGTGAAGAAGATGCCGCTCCGGCCGGGGAGAATACCATTTTTGATGTCGCATCGATTACAAAAAGTATACCCACGGCATGCCTTGCATTGATGATGGTTGAAGAAGGAACGCTTTCATTGAAAAGCCGTGTGGCAGACTATGTACCCGAATTCAGAGGAAAATATCGTGACGAGGTGATGCTCTATCATCTTCTTACCCACACGCTCGATTATAATTTCAGATTGTCATCAATGAAAGACAGGCCTGCAAAGGAAATTATCGACCATATCTGTTCTGCCGATTTTGTCTCTCCTCCCGGCACTCATTTTGCTTATGCTAATGCTACAAGTATTCTTCTGGGATTGATGGTAGAACGTGCTGCGGGGAATTCACTGGACAACCTGGCCGGGAGTCTTTTCTTTTCGCCTCTGAGAATGCATCGCACCACCTTTTACGGGGATTCATTTTCGGCCCGGGAGATCGCACCGACCGAATATGATCACTGGAGAGGACGAATGCTGCAAGGAGAAGTGCATGATGAAAGTGCGTTTACACTCAGACAGGAGAAGGTAGTGGGATCGGCCGGATTATTTTCAACCGTGCCGAATCTTCTCTGTTTTGCTGAAATGCTTTTAAATGAGGGGAAACTGAATGGACATCGTTTTTTTACTGCTGAAATGATTAAAAGAATGCATACCAATCAGATTGGCCATTTAAACGGATGTGCCGGGTTGGGATGGGAGCTTTGCCGGAGAGAATATATGGGAAATGAAGTTTCCGAAAATGCATTTGGGAAAACCGGATTTACCGGCTGTGTTATAATAATCGACCCGGAGAAAGGGAAAGCGGTTGTAATTTTATCAAATTATACATTTCCTCGCCGCAAGGATTCAAAAGATCCGATTAATGAATTCAGACGGGACATTGCTGACAGAGTTTTTGCATGA
- a CDS encoding DJ-1 family protein: protein MTKSAVILLAEGFEESEAVISIDLLRRAGVSLQVAGCGSTEICGAHSLRLGTDTVLNEISSVPDCLILPGGQPGTDNLRKSEQVLSLVRKAYAEEKLCAAICAAPIVFAGAGILKAKKATCFPGFEDKLEGAEFVAKDVVTDGTIITSRGVGTAIPFALTIIKHLVDENTSNKIGKAILHY, encoded by the coding sequence GTGACGAAATCAGCTGTAATTCTTCTGGCTGAAGGATTTGAAGAAAGTGAAGCGGTTATTTCAATCGATCTACTCCGGAGAGCGGGGGTATCCCTTCAGGTTGCCGGCTGCGGCTCAACCGAAATCTGTGGCGCCCATAGTCTCCGCCTGGGAACCGATACTGTTCTCAATGAAATTTCCTCTGTTCCGGATTGCCTCATTCTTCCAGGCGGACAACCGGGAACCGACAACCTGCGTAAATCCGAACAAGTACTATCTCTTGTAAGAAAAGCATATGCTGAGGAAAAACTTTGCGCCGCCATATGTGCAGCACCCATAGTGTTTGCGGGGGCCGGCATTTTGAAAGCTAAAAAAGCCACCTGTTTCCCCGGCTTTGAAGATAAACTTGAGGGTGCGGAATTTGTGGCAAAAGACGTGGTTACCGATGGCACTATTATTACCAGCCGAGGCGTAGGTACTGCAATCCCCTTCGCACTTACCATAATAAAACACCTTGTAGACGAAAATACGAGCAATAAGATCGGCAAAGCGATTTTGCATTACTGA
- a CDS encoding response regulator: MQNDTGLLAKIVEHTPIIIIITNNDGTFRYVNEYGEQHLGTQRSNLIDKSFEDYLSQIEGNLSWNQIMDVLHSGDYCQTKMILSSVQGEEYICNFNAFCILDDHHPVALTFMLIDVTEEADKADQIEKKNIEMARINSELIRSNAELKKLSKLKSSFLSIASHELKTPLTSIKGYSDIIMDSMKDRLDSGVLRMVENINRAAERLHRVVNDILDVNRIEQKRLRLQVESMNLESVARDCIDELDSVSANRNIEVRLNVDEATPRFFGDKIRMHQVFANLLNNAVKFSPDNTAIELKIMPYEYEQIQIVVKDQGIGIDKADQKKIFDPFYEIANTNRHSTHTSRFMGGGTGLGLSIVKGIIEAHGGRIWVESAGVQEGVFNGSEFHIILPVKAQVTVEDDETDEIDLSEGDELGEVSDEVSPEQKPVVLFIDSDREAVEVARMVLENVFDVVVAENGELGLSMAFSHRPSLILLDSDLPGMNGYRVCSLLRSQYETRNTPIAFFSAAAKDEEIQRCFASGADDFIVKPFSGKELVEKIWRILMKKKEDATFR, translated from the coding sequence ATGCAAAACGATACAGGCTTGTTGGCAAAAATAGTTGAGCATACGCCGATTATTATTATTATTACCAACAATGACGGCACATTTCGATATGTAAATGAATACGGGGAGCAGCATCTTGGCACGCAGCGGTCCAATCTGATCGATAAATCATTTGAAGATTATCTTTCTCAAATAGAAGGGAATTTGAGCTGGAATCAGATTATGGATGTCCTTCATTCGGGCGATTATTGTCAAACGAAAATGATACTCTCTTCGGTACAGGGTGAAGAATATATCTGTAATTTCAATGCATTCTGTATTCTTGATGATCACCATCCGGTGGCGCTCACATTCATGCTGATCGATGTGACTGAAGAGGCCGATAAGGCCGACCAGATTGAAAAAAAGAATATCGAGATGGCACGGATAAATTCCGAGTTGATCAGGTCGAATGCAGAATTGAAAAAATTGAGTAAATTAAAATCGAGCTTTCTCAGTATCGCTTCGCACGAACTCAAAACGCCGCTTACATCGATTAAAGGATATTCCGATATAATCATGGACAGCATGAAAGATCGCCTTGACAGCGGAGTACTTCGCATGGTCGAGAATATCAATCGGGCTGCCGAGCGATTACACCGTGTGGTAAATGACATTCTTGATGTTAACCGTATCGAGCAGAAACGTCTCCGGCTTCAAGTTGAATCAATGAATCTCGAGTCGGTCGCTCGGGACTGCATTGATGAACTGGACTCGGTAAGCGCAAATAGAAATATCGAAGTGCGGTTGAATGTCGATGAAGCTACACCCCGTTTTTTCGGTGATAAAATACGCATGCACCAGGTATTTGCCAACTTATTGAATAATGCAGTTAAATTCTCTCCCGATAATACGGCAATCGAATTGAAAATTATGCCCTACGAGTACGAACAAATTCAGATTGTCGTAAAGGATCAGGGGATCGGAATCGACAAGGCCGACCAGAAGAAGATTTTCGATCCCTTTTATGAGATCGCCAATACAAATCGCCATAGTACACATACCTCTCGTTTTATGGGAGGGGGCACCGGGTTGGGGCTTTCTATTGTTAAGGGCATAATCGAAGCTCACGGTGGCCGGATATGGGTTGAAAGTGCCGGCGTTCAAGAGGGCGTATTTAACGGCAGCGAGTTTCATATTATTCTTCCGGTAAAAGCTCAAGTTACTGTTGAAGATGATGAGACCGATGAGATCGATCTTTCTGAAGGAGATGAGTTGGGTGAGGTTTCCGATGAAGTTTCTCCGGAACAGAAACCGGTTGTGTTATTTATCGATAGTGACAGGGAAGCTGTTGAGGTTGCCCGGATGGTGCTTGAGAATGTTTTTGATGTTGTTGTTGCTGAAAACGGTGAACTCGGGCTCTCAATGGCATTCAGCCACCGTCCATCGTTGATACTGCTCGACTCTGACCTTCCGGGAATGAATGGTTACCGGGTTTGTAGCCTCCTCCGCTCTCAGTATGAAACAAGGAATACTCCCATCGCTTTCTTTTCTGCTGCAGCAAAGGATGAAGAGATTCAGCGATGCTTTGCCAGCGGGGCAGACGATTTCATTGTTAAGCCATTCAGCGGCAAAGAGCTTGTGGAGAAAATCTGGCGTATTTTAATGAAGAAAAAGGAAGATGCCACTTTCAGATAA
- a CDS encoding DUF1189 domain-containing protein, whose amino-acid sequence MNFFQSFHRSIVDPDYYKEIVSFSFFRPFKYLVSLLLISSLISGVFHTWHAFSLTDGLPVYLAEIFKKIRYENGELHPERETPYMPNKSYIAQALDIHFNVEGTYSLLPDSLLIVDTAATPSKYENSSTWVVLGKRQVFLTFGGVYLKTLSYSTFMLESLKGKNIERKIKNYLQGQTLSFFLFYFTRNIIRMAGALLFGILFLSFATYIFSMRRVVSLRDIFKMSCFAVSPISAGVVISAAAGVRWQWIPYIFLFISSMVLLRGVRANIGKIENNTTE is encoded by the coding sequence TTGAATTTTTTCCAGTCATTTCATCGGAGCATTGTCGATCCGGACTACTACAAAGAAATAGTTTCTTTTTCCTTTTTTCGTCCTTTCAAATATCTTGTTTCGCTGCTTCTGATCAGCTCTTTAATTTCAGGTGTTTTCCACACGTGGCATGCTTTTAGTCTCACTGATGGCCTGCCGGTCTATCTCGCCGAGATCTTCAAAAAAATCCGGTATGAAAATGGGGAACTCCATCCGGAGAGAGAAACCCCTTATATGCCTAATAAATCGTATATTGCTCAGGCTCTTGATATCCATTTTAATGTTGAAGGCACCTATTCTCTGTTACCCGATTCGTTGTTAATTGTCGATACCGCAGCAACACCATCAAAATACGAAAACTCTTCCACCTGGGTCGTTTTAGGGAAACGGCAGGTTTTTTTAACTTTTGGAGGAGTATACTTAAAGACGTTGTCATATTCTACTTTTATGTTAGAATCATTAAAGGGTAAAAATATTGAAAGGAAAATAAAAAATTACCTGCAGGGACAGACACTATCCTTTTTCTTATTCTATTTTACAAGAAATATAATCAGAATGGCGGGTGCTCTACTCTTTGGTATTTTATTCCTTTCATTCGCAACGTATATTTTCTCAATGCGACGAGTTGTCTCTCTGAGGGATATTTTTAAAATGAGCTGTTTTGCTGTCAGCCCGATTAGTGCAGGTGTTGTAATAAGTGCTGCGGCAGGTGTACGCTGGCAGTGGATACCATATATTTTTCTTTTTATATCATCAATGGTTCTTTTGCGTGGAGTTAGAGCAAATATCGGAAAGATCGAAAATAATACAACCGAATAG
- a CDS encoding diphosphate--fructose-6-phosphate 1-phosphotransferase, producing MAKLTGKAVVAQGGGPTAVINQSLVGVVLQAREYPFIENIYGALHGVRGIIDEEFLDLTQATMHNLEQVASTPSSGMLSTRDKPDEEYCEKIFKVLKAHDVRYFFYCGGNDSADTCRIVNENAKQAGYELRVIHIPKTIDNDLLVTDHCPGFGSAGKFVAQAFAGINLDNRSIPGVYIGVVMGRHAGFLTATSIFAKKYPDDGPHLVYVPEKPFDLEKFIADVDRVYKEYGRCVIAISEGVVNAEGIPIITELTKSDEKDAHGNIQLSGTGALGDALGQLIKDKLKIKRVRCDTFGYLQRSFLGVVSGTDAHEAREVGEKAVQFSAWENVDGSVAIRRTGDYSAEYFLTPLETVARNTKMMADEYIDTENSTITTAFKNYARSLIGVLPDYERISAPVVKKLLH from the coding sequence GTGGCAAAATTAACTGGAAAAGCTGTTGTTGCGCAGGGAGGGGGCCCTACGGCAGTGATTAATCAAAGCCTGGTCGGCGTTGTCCTTCAGGCGCGTGAATATCCTTTTATCGAAAATATCTACGGTGCGCTTCACGGCGTTCGAGGTATTATCGATGAAGAATTTCTTGATCTGACCCAGGCGACAATGCACAACCTTGAGCAGGTAGCCAGCACGCCTTCATCCGGTATGCTTTCTACCAGAGATAAACCAGATGAAGAATATTGCGAAAAGATATTTAAAGTGCTGAAAGCTCATGATGTTCGGTATTTCTTCTATTGTGGCGGGAATGATTCTGCCGATACCTGCAGGATCGTTAATGAGAATGCCAAGCAGGCCGGTTATGAACTGCGTGTAATTCATATCCCCAAGACAATCGATAATGATCTTCTGGTAACCGACCACTGCCCCGGATTCGGCTCTGCAGGTAAATTCGTTGCCCAGGCCTTTGCCGGAATCAACCTGGATAATCGGAGTATTCCCGGTGTTTATATTGGTGTCGTGATGGGCCGTCATGCAGGATTCCTGACCGCAACAAGTATTTTTGCAAAGAAGTATCCCGATGATGGACCGCACCTTGTGTATGTCCCTGAAAAGCCTTTTGATCTCGAAAAATTTATTGCCGATGTCGACCGGGTATACAAAGAATACGGGCGTTGTGTCATTGCGATATCCGAGGGAGTGGTAAATGCTGAAGGGATACCGATTATTACGGAACTGACAAAAAGCGATGAAAAGGATGCTCATGGCAATATTCAGCTCTCAGGAACCGGAGCTCTGGGCGATGCCCTTGGGCAGCTGATAAAAGATAAACTGAAAATCAAACGTGTCCGTTGTGATACTTTTGGCTATCTGCAACGGAGCTTTTTAGGCGTTGTATCCGGTACCGATGCTCATGAGGCACGTGAAGTGGGCGAAAAAGCGGTCCAATTCTCGGCATGGGAAAATGTCGACGGCAGCGTTGCAATCAGAAGAACCGGGGATTATTCGGCAGAATATTTCCTGACACCACTTGAAACGGTTGCCCGTAATACAAAGATGATGGCTGATGAGTATATTGATACCGAAAATTCTACAATTACAACGGCATTTAAAAATTATGCCCGTTCATTAATCGGAGTATTGCCTGATTATGAAAGAATTTCGGCTCCTGTTGTCAAGAAATTGCTCCATTAA
- a CDS encoding GAF domain-containing protein gives MEILKRFSGKGSRTIELRKSPILLGRHSDNDVVLEEKGIPDIAARIEREKEGFSLEGIKPGTAKVNGKKIKSVALAPGDRIEIGSEIFIFDETEENNRSDKSSLEQTMHSISRFCEAIGKERDLKTLLRKIINSLFEIIGGEEAFIFTVDENRSPRIFISSSDDNAEERFSDTIVQDVLAYGRGVFIGNALDDPRFAHAQSIVDLKLASVLCCPIRIAAKTIGVIYLGSKKAAISFSEHELNILQVYARMAGMLINHVEYISQQNTTIKRLAEIHDNEKIISTSPAMSRLLETAFSAAQSDIIILLEGETGTGKDLIAQAIHHRSKRKSKPFVVVNCSSLTGDLLESELFGHKKGAFTGAVKDHKGLFSAAHGGTLFMNEIGEMNVGLQAKLLRTLETGKIRPVGASTEESVDVRIICATNRDLKQMVAEGLFREDLYYRINQFAVKLPPLRERGEDIKLLAYYFLDLYKTRYPHKDIIDFNPESLKAMLFYDWPGNVRELASVVHKAVLSETGGFVRVELDDENTVVEGFDQATREFQKKLIKKALAACGGNREKAAKMLGMSRSSFFRYLALVNE, from the coding sequence ATGGAAATATTAAAACGGTTTTCAGGAAAAGGATCCCGCACAATTGAGCTCCGGAAATCTCCGATACTTCTTGGGAGACATTCCGATAATGATGTTGTTCTTGAAGAGAAAGGGATACCGGATATTGCTGCGAGGATTGAGCGGGAAAAGGAGGGGTTTTCGCTCGAAGGGATCAAGCCCGGGACAGCAAAAGTTAATGGGAAAAAGATCAAAAGTGTTGCTCTTGCTCCGGGAGATAGAATTGAGATCGGTTCGGAAATCTTTATCTTTGATGAAACGGAAGAAAACAACAGGTCCGATAAATCATCACTGGAGCAGACCATGCACAGCATTTCCCGCTTTTGTGAAGCCATAGGAAAAGAACGGGATTTAAAAACCTTATTAAGAAAGATTATCAATTCTCTCTTTGAAATTATCGGGGGAGAAGAAGCTTTTATATTTACGGTTGATGAAAATCGTTCTCCCCGTATTTTTATTTCATCTTCGGATGATAATGCCGAAGAGCGATTCAGTGATACGATTGTTCAGGATGTTCTTGCTTATGGCCGAGGTGTTTTTATCGGTAATGCGCTCGATGATCCCCGTTTTGCTCATGCACAAAGTATTGTTGATCTTAAGCTGGCGTCGGTGCTCTGCTGTCCGATCCGGATAGCGGCTAAGACGATCGGCGTGATTTATCTCGGGTCGAAAAAAGCGGCCATATCATTTTCCGAGCACGAATTGAACATCCTGCAGGTCTATGCCCGGATGGCAGGGATGCTCATTAACCATGTCGAATATATTTCACAGCAAAACACAACAATCAAGCGGCTTGCTGAAATACACGATAATGAAAAGATTATATCAACTTCGCCTGCCATGTCCCGGCTTCTCGAAACGGCCTTCTCTGCAGCCCAGTCGGATATTATCATTCTTCTTGAAGGTGAGACCGGCACCGGAAAAGATCTTATCGCCCAGGCAATCCACCATCGGAGTAAAAGAAAAAGTAAACCTTTTGTGGTGGTTAATTGCAGCTCCCTCACCGGCGACCTTCTTGAATCCGAGTTGTTCGGACATAAAAAAGGAGCATTTACCGGCGCGGTAAAAGATCATAAAGGGCTTTTCTCCGCAGCCCACGGGGGTACCCTGTTCATGAACGAGATCGGCGAAATGAATGTTGGACTGCAGGCGAAGCTGCTCCGTACCCTTGAAACAGGAAAAATCCGCCCTGTCGGTGCATCCACGGAAGAATCGGTTGATGTTCGTATTATATGTGCGACAAACCGGGATTTAAAACAGATGGTTGCAGAAGGGTTGTTCAGGGAAGACCTCTATTATCGCATAAATCAGTTTGCTGTGAAACTACCCCCTCTCAGGGAGCGTGGGGAAGACATCAAACTTCTTGCATACTATTTTCTGGATTTATATAAGACTCGATATCCTCATAAAGATATCATTGATTTTAATCCCGAGTCCCTGAAGGCTATGCTTTTCTATGATTGGCCGGGAAATGTTCGTGAACTGGCAAGTGTAGTCCATAAGGCGGTTTTAAGCGAAACAGGAGGTTTTGTAAGGGTTGAACTTGATGATGAGAATACGGTTGTTGAAGGATTCGACCAGGCGACGAGGGAGTTTCAGAAAAAACTCATCAAAAAGGCTTTGGCAGCCTGCGGCGGGAACAGAGAGAAAGCGGCAAAGATGCTTGGAATGAGCAGGAGTTCATTTTTTCGGTATTTGGCGCTGGTTAACGAATAA
- a CDS encoding tetratricopeptide repeat protein yields the protein MGRKKPVYHLQVSMNKFAIFLLAHIILLTFFAQAQSQQHSFTAEIRQHFEWGEYNNLIEKLDPYLATPPDSSDSSLIAAYHTYLGVAYFDRGEIGDAREQFERALMYDPSAKLEKDFVSQPMLDLFDGVLEDLQELKKQQKEAKRKDSLIVTRERELKKSITTVTRIQRSWIMRKKQIHSITAVSLYVLAGIMGGVAVYQYGIAEENYKHYKYASDNGYLDDRRKYRRIVLRADILTISAASAAVLSALSGAVFTRNALQRKKQLDSDSKTQLEIEPDE from the coding sequence ATGGGCCGGAAAAAACCGGTTTATCATCTGCAGGTATCTATGAATAAGTTTGCGATATTCCTTCTTGCGCATATCATTCTGCTCACTTTTTTTGCTCAGGCTCAGTCACAGCAGCATTCGTTTACTGCAGAAATAAGGCAGCATTTCGAATGGGGTGAGTACAATAATCTGATTGAAAAACTTGATCCCTATCTCGCTACACCTCCGGATTCATCAGATTCATCGCTTATAGCAGCATATCATACATATCTTGGCGTTGCCTATTTCGACAGGGGAGAAATCGGAGACGCCCGGGAACAGTTTGAAAGGGCCCTGATGTATGATCCCTCTGCAAAGCTCGAAAAGGATTTCGTTTCTCAACCCATGCTGGACCTCTTTGACGGCGTTCTGGAGGACCTGCAGGAGCTTAAAAAGCAGCAAAAAGAAGCAAAAAGAAAAGATTCGCTAATCGTCACCCGGGAAAGGGAACTCAAAAAAAGCATAACGACAGTGACCAGGATACAGCGAAGCTGGATTATGAGAAAAAAACAGATACATTCGATTACGGCTGTTTCTCTCTATGTTCTTGCTGGTATCATGGGTGGCGTGGCGGTGTATCAGTATGGTATTGCAGAAGAAAATTATAAACATTACAAATATGCCAGTGACAATGGTTATCTGGATGATAGACGAAAATACCGGCGTATTGTTTTACGGGCGGATATTCTTACTATCAGCGCTGCATCGGCTGCCGTACTTTCTGCACTCTCAGGGGCCGTTTTTACCCGAAATGCCCTGCAAAGAAAAAAGCAGTTGGACAGCGATTCAAAAACTCAACTGGAGATCGAACCGGATGAATAA
- a CDS encoding protein kinase: MEQFLRYKIKRKIDSGGMATVYLATDTVLHRDVALKMVHPHLLDKPETLRRFENEAHAIATLSHDNIIKIFDFGEENGRRYLVMEFIDGSTLLQLLETHTILPNLVILSLFAQIFSALNAAHEKGICHRDIKPSNIMIDRHGSVRIMDFGIAHLVNQDSMTMTGTFLGSPNYISPEQAQSKRMSVKSDVFSAGAVLYQCATSYLPFDGETPHSIIYSIIHDEPQPVVHHNPKLIAHIPELIEKCMIKDSEIRPSSQECFELIEKFCLSNKFHIGRQRIARFLIDPGEYSRSENRELHEMYSQKARLEFKQRNYVTSLRSFSQSKVFGDLPPEDRKMVSRIGKGIAFRRVAVYLLIGCMTAGMGFLLWPLIQKADLIIENTQKQKLKVEHETVMDDLREEKDTARPAESSHENRRQPPEQKIKTAARPASRETAPPKMEKIDGYFSIYTRPPIAEIYVNDIYRGTSPVGVLSLSPGSHRLKITKKRYKNIDTVITIMPEDTLIEKIPLSKIPAKNHE, translated from the coding sequence ATGGAGCAATTTTTACGATATAAAATTAAGCGCAAAATCGACTCGGGCGGGATGGCTACCGTGTATCTGGCGACCGATACGGTTTTGCATCGTGATGTTGCTCTTAAGATGGTTCATCCCCACCTGCTCGATAAACCGGAAACACTCAGGCGCTTTGAAAATGAGGCCCATGCCATTGCGACACTTTCTCATGATAATATTATCAAAATATTTGATTTTGGCGAGGAGAATGGCCGGCGTTATCTGGTAATGGAATTCATCGACGGTTCTACTCTTCTTCAGTTGCTCGAAACACATACCATTTTGCCTAACCTGGTTATTCTCTCATTGTTTGCCCAGATCTTTTCCGCATTGAACGCTGCGCATGAAAAGGGGATATGCCATCGTGATATTAAACCTTCAAATATAATGATCGACAGACATGGCTCGGTCCGGATCATGGATTTCGGCATAGCTCATCTGGTAAATCAGGACTCGATGACTATGACCGGAACATTTCTCGGTTCGCCAAATTATATTTCACCCGAACAGGCTCAGTCAAAAAGAATGTCGGTAAAAAGTGATGTCTTTTCTGCAGGTGCTGTTCTTTACCAGTGTGCAACCTCTTATCTTCCCTTTGATGGTGAAACACCTCATTCGATTATCTATTCGATAATTCATGATGAACCTCAGCCGGTTGTCCACCATAATCCGAAGCTTATTGCCCATATACCGGAACTCATTGAAAAATGTATGATTAAAGACAGCGAAATTCGTCCTTCTTCACAAGAATGCTTTGAACTGATCGAAAAGTTTTGTCTTTCCAACAAATTTCATATCGGCAGACAGCGGATTGCACGATTTCTGATCGATCCTGGGGAATATTCCCGCTCGGAAAACAGAGAATTGCATGAAATGTATTCTCAGAAGGCACGGCTGGAATTTAAACAACGCAATTATGTTACTTCATTGAGAAGCTTTTCTCAATCAAAAGTTTTTGGCGATTTGCCTCCCGAGGATCGCAAAATGGTCTCGCGCATAGGAAAGGGAATTGCTTTTCGACGAGTTGCTGTTTATCTGCTAATCGGTTGTATGACCGCGGGGATGGGATTTCTTTTGTGGCCCTTGATACAAAAAGCCGATCTAATCATAGAAAATACCCAGAAACAGAAGCTGAAAGTCGAACACGAAACGGTGATGGATGATCTCAGAGAGGAAAAGGATACTGCAAGGCCTGCCGAATCCTCCCATGAGAATCGGCGGCAGCCTCCCGAACAAAAAATAAAGACGGCAGCACGTCCTGCCTCCAGAGAAACGGCACCTCCAAAAATGGAGAAAATTGACGGGTATTTTTCAATTTATACCCGCCCTCCCATAGCCGAAATCTATGTAAATGACATTTACAGGGGTACAAGCCCGGTCGGTGTCTTATCGCTGTCTCCGGGGAGCCATCGACTAAAAATCACAAAGAAACGCTACAAAAATATCGATACGGTTATTACTATTATGCCTGAAGATACCCTCATTGAGAAAATTCCTCTGAGTAAAATTCCCGCAAAGAATCATGAATAA